Proteins from one Chitinophaga oryzae genomic window:
- a CDS encoding non-ribosomal peptide synthetase, with the protein MLVKENIKYISRLSPLQEGIFYHHLLDPSSRAYFTQTSFHIKGKLDVALLGRSFQEIIDRYDVLRALFVQPDMTAPRQIVLKQQEAKVCYEDLRTTTGPDNQDAVIRSLLEKDKEQLFDLGKGNLLRVSLARLAEEEYYLIWSHHHILMDGWCLSVIIEEFLAIYHGLLAGKPARLPEVAPYQRYIKYLERIDRQAALQYWSGYLSGYSVQTPVPGAMQDKQGSYQLAELSCNLDKAVSDGLMALGRKYKVTLNTVIQSLWGVLLAKYNNTHDVVFGAVVSGRPPEIAGIEQMIGLFINTIPVRIQTDRDTTFAELLKAVQQRAIESMPHHYVQLADVQQQSELGVRLMDHIMIFENYPVAEKIQQQSAAAGMALSVISTGGTEQSSYDFNVTVYPGDTITIKFSYNANAYTNKMAEELRAHMEQLASALVQDAALPLRNISWIGAAAQQQLEAFSGIHQLPSLPAAVITPDLFEAQARATPEAVALVHGSRKVSYRELNEAANRIAHYLREKQQVKPGQLVGLMAERSPELVSGLLGIWKAGAGYVPLDAGYPEERIVHMLTDAGIRLVLTGKDVQLPGATGAVAVPLPAAQTEAGDVTDPVRTTRLPDIAYMIYTSGSTGAPKGVQVTHGNAAHFFAAVQQFGSGPGTVFPFVASPSFDISLFQLLTPLLSGGASLIADRQVIDDLPAFTALLQQATMIDTVPGVYNLVADHILDNGLTGTFDHIEKIFIGGDTIPDTLLQKLSSIFRKAEIVVTYGPTEGTIFCTAVSYNIGAGVLPASGACIGRPLPGSTIYILDKDHQLLPAGVMGEICIGGAGVSAGYFGQPELTSEKFVPDPFVPGGRIYCSGDLGRWNESGEVVFMGRRDTQVKIRGFRIETGEIERALLSHEDIREAVVMAREDGTGSRYLAAYLVTDKPCPPSAVRSYLSGLLPDYMLPGYYISLPQLPLTGNGKIDRQALPVPGAGDASRSAAYAPAGTETEERLVKIWEEVLGQTRIGIYDNFFEAGGHSLKAIQLVSRIKQVFEAKILLADIFTYPDVASQAAYLEQASGQAFAAIPRVADQESYPLSHAQRRLWILSQFSDGSAAYNVTGFLLFDGVLVPSLLEKVLRYVAGRHESLRTVFREDASGEVRQYVLPVDKLTWAPLFVDISDQPDTAAVLREIFSAEQHTRFDLGQGPLIRTKVVKVSEQQFALFYTMHHIISDGWSMEVLSRDVITAYNHFREGSEPVLAPLPLQYRDYAAWQSSGKDTAAFRAHERYWLEQLSGELPVLDLPADKRRPAIKTHPGSSVTVSLPPSVMGALTALCHKEGATLFMGLLAALKALFYRYTGQEDIIVGSPVAGREHQDLEDQIGLYVNSLALRTRFSGKDTFASLLAKEKQVLLDAYAHQSYPFDMLIEKLPLPRDRSRLPLFDIMVGMQNQVSTNVYDKTVGLDGLSRREADEMKQERSQFDLLFSFVEAPGGWDLSLTYNTDIYSERNVNALCAHYLQLLHEVTLRPQEAIDSITYLSAAEQQLLLNTFNDTAFSFGEKQTLHQRFEQQAAQTPDRPALIQGGRQLTYRELNERSNQLAHYLRNTYAILPGDLVAIIADRSELVIIGILAVLKAGAAYVPVDPSYPQERIRFMLEDAAPKLVLTFSDRLFEMIDYYTGALFALDVQLESLNESVDNPEGLADPSSLAYVIYTSGSTGQPKGVMVAHSGVVNMSLDQVRQFEIRPDDKVLQFASLSFDASVSECFMAFFSGASLVMISETVLRERELFIQYLQQHQITVITLPPAYLQLFNEEELSGLRVLITAGQEADKATALRFSKKLNYYNAYGPTENSVCATIYKVDPAMPLPAGVPIGKPIANNRIFILDDRGQLLPAGIPGEICIGGEGLALGYLHNSGLTASRFIENPYRKNERLYRTGDIGRWDAEGNLLFLGRNDQQVKIRGYRIELEEIEQTLLQYPGITHAVVQMRKEPTGEGSYLAAFIVAPAMADREALTSFMAARLPEYMVPAVFMQLAALPLTHNGKVDRKALPDPLAADKPGEQFVAPAGTLEIQLASLWQEVLGREQVGRNDHFFLLGGHSLKAMQLLSRIRSLFQLEVELNDLFTYPVLHEQAAFLGVAAPRSIIEIPKAPLQESYPLSHAQQRFWILSQFEEASAAYNVPGVCVLEGPLSKTLLEEAIEVLWRRHESLRTVFREDAAGNIRQYILDAGEQPADMVYEDISYEKDIMERLQQMFVEAQQAPFDLRQGPLLRIKVVKLHDAAHALLYTMHHIISDGWSLQVLIKEMTTVYNALKEGTSPVLPALPIQYKDFAVWQASGNNDSHLEKHRAYWLEQLSGPIPVLDLPAEKRRPSVKTHHGATIGSMLPATTVHALLQLCREEEASLFMGLLAGLKALFHHYTGQEDIIIGSPIAGRDLKELENQIGLYLNTLPLRTRFAATDTFRALLKQEREVLLAAYQHQVYPFDLLVNQLQLERNTSRSPLFDVLVIMQNQSSVAGNGNTGGMSGLQWRQPEGMQRVTSQFDLEFSFMETGDSVEVLLNYNTDIYSASFARNLLTHLELLLVFAAGHPEHALGMLDYLTSAEKMQQLSAFNNTTNDFPKTESIVSLFRRQASLRPEETAVVFEAGALTYRELDEQSDRVARLLTEQLHVQPGALVALMTERSVHLMAGMLGILKAGAAYVPLDPAYPAERISYVLEDCGARVLVAGEGTALPAGYDGAILQLETAVKEDNGAGYTPYTVLPEDLCYVIYTSGSTGRPKGVMVNHRNVVNFFSAMDREVPLQADDCLLAMTSTSFDISVLELLWTLCRGVQVVIHPSDRIPGNLDRYTEEAPATVDFSLFFFSSYDHGSANKYDLLQSSVRYADEHGFRAVWTPERHFHEFGGLYPNPSVIGAALAVSTRRLEIRSGSVVAPLHDTVRIAEEWAVVDNLSGGRVGLSFAPGWNANDFVLSSTPYASRHQRMYEQIAEVRRLWEGGSITRTNGFGQEVSLQVYPRPVQATLPVWVTAAGSEESFRSAGAIGAHVLTHLLGQDLEELAGKIRIYRESRRQHGHEGPGTVTVMLHAYLGTDEEAVLAAAEAPFISYLKSSIGLSRIMLEESGLKEEDINEELKEKILRNSYRRYAGGSALIGTRAGCRQLVSRLRHIGVNEVACLVDFGIAEDKVLQGLEELDLLRQEFKATGLAAHRPITMMQSTPSLLRLLEEEGSSAKVLGSLRALLLGGEPLPAPLLAQLRSHYNMSVYNMYGPTETTIWSCVCPPAALDGQVSIGRPVLNTRVYVLNSHMQLLPVGVAGELYIGGEGVTPGYLHREALTAERFVEDPFVAGGRLYRTGDLARWLPDGRLECLGRLDDQVKVRGHRIEPGEIEAVLTGIPGIREAVVLVENSPKGDAGLVACLVADNAPDTGQLRALLGKQLPPYMMPWRFVTLPELPLTPNGKTDRKRVKERLLTQTPVENEYAGPTTPTEEKLQAIWETVLEVSPVSVTDNFFTLGGQSLSGMKLLNMIRSRFAIKIGIADIFNAQTIKELALLIDDIEKVNALQTADVQHIEKEEIIL; encoded by the coding sequence ATGCTGGTAAAGGAAAATATCAAATACATCTCCAGGCTCAGTCCCTTACAGGAAGGAATATTTTATCACCATCTGTTGGACCCCTCTTCCCGCGCATATTTTACCCAAACGTCCTTTCATATAAAGGGCAAGCTGGATGTGGCCTTGCTGGGCCGGAGCTTTCAGGAAATTATCGATCGGTATGATGTGCTCAGAGCATTGTTTGTTCAGCCGGACATGACAGCCCCCCGGCAGATTGTCTTAAAACAACAGGAGGCAAAGGTATGTTATGAAGACCTTCGGACTACCACCGGGCCGGATAACCAGGACGCCGTCATCCGTTCACTGCTCGAAAAAGACAAGGAGCAGTTGTTTGACCTTGGCAAAGGTAACCTGTTAAGGGTAAGCCTGGCCCGGCTGGCAGAAGAGGAATACTACCTTATCTGGAGCCATCATCACATCCTGATGGATGGGTGGTGTTTGTCGGTGATCATCGAAGAGTTTCTGGCCATCTATCATGGCTTGCTGGCAGGAAAGCCGGCACGTTTACCGGAGGTAGCGCCCTATCAGCGATATATCAAATACCTGGAGCGTATAGACCGGCAGGCTGCTTTGCAATACTGGAGCGGCTATCTGTCGGGATATAGCGTGCAGACGCCGGTGCCGGGAGCTATGCAGGATAAACAAGGCAGCTACCAGCTGGCGGAGTTGTCCTGTAACCTCGATAAAGCAGTCAGTGACGGACTGATGGCGTTGGGCAGAAAATACAAAGTCACTTTGAATACGGTGATACAGTCCCTGTGGGGCGTGTTACTGGCAAAATACAATAATACGCATGATGTGGTGTTTGGAGCGGTTGTATCCGGCCGGCCGCCTGAAATAGCGGGCATAGAACAAATGATCGGGCTGTTTATCAACACCATCCCGGTAAGGATACAAACAGACCGGGACACTACTTTCGCTGAACTGTTAAAGGCCGTTCAGCAGCGGGCGATAGAAAGTATGCCGCATCACTATGTGCAGCTGGCGGATGTGCAGCAGCAAAGTGAGCTGGGCGTGAGACTGATGGACCATATCATGATCTTCGAAAACTACCCGGTAGCGGAGAAGATACAACAGCAGTCCGCTGCTGCCGGCATGGCGTTATCTGTTATCAGCACCGGTGGAACGGAGCAGTCCAGCTACGACTTTAATGTGACGGTCTATCCCGGAGATACAATTACGATTAAATTCAGCTATAATGCCAACGCCTATACGAATAAGATGGCGGAGGAGTTACGGGCGCATATGGAGCAGCTGGCATCCGCGTTGGTGCAGGATGCAGCGCTGCCTTTGAGGAATATCTCCTGGATAGGGGCGGCGGCACAGCAGCAACTGGAAGCTTTCAGCGGTATACATCAGCTGCCGTCGTTGCCGGCTGCCGTGATAACGCCTGATCTTTTTGAGGCGCAGGCCCGGGCCACGCCCGAGGCTGTCGCACTGGTGCATGGCAGCCGGAAGGTCAGCTACCGCGAACTGAATGAAGCGGCCAACCGGATAGCGCATTACCTGCGGGAAAAACAACAGGTAAAACCCGGACAGCTGGTTGGCCTGATGGCGGAGCGTTCCCCTGAACTGGTATCCGGGCTGCTGGGTATCTGGAAGGCGGGAGCTGGTTATGTGCCGCTGGATGCCGGCTACCCGGAAGAACGAATTGTACATATGCTAACGGATGCGGGTATACGACTGGTGTTGACGGGAAAAGATGTTCAGTTGCCAGGCGCTACCGGTGCAGTGGCGGTGCCGTTGCCGGCGGCGCAAACGGAAGCCGGTGATGTCACTGATCCGGTCCGTACCACCCGCTTGCCGGACATTGCTTATATGATCTATACCTCGGGCAGTACCGGAGCACCTAAAGGAGTGCAGGTAACGCATGGCAATGCGGCGCATTTCTTTGCCGCAGTGCAGCAGTTTGGAAGCGGCCCCGGTACGGTGTTTCCGTTCGTGGCCTCCCCGAGCTTCGATATCTCCCTGTTCCAGTTGCTGACGCCCTTGCTGAGCGGAGGCGCCAGCCTGATCGCCGACAGACAGGTGATAGATGATCTGCCTGCTTTCACGGCATTGCTGCAACAGGCAACGATGATCGATACGGTGCCCGGTGTGTACAACCTGGTAGCCGATCATATACTGGACAACGGGTTGACGGGAACGTTTGACCATATAGAAAAAATATTTATCGGTGGCGATACCATCCCCGATACTTTGCTGCAGAAGCTGTCGTCCATCTTCAGGAAAGCGGAAATCGTGGTTACCTATGGTCCCACGGAAGGCACTATCTTCTGCACGGCGGTAAGCTACAATATCGGCGCCGGCGTGCTGCCTGCCAGCGGAGCGTGCATAGGACGGCCATTGCCCGGCAGCACCATCTATATACTGGACAAAGATCACCAACTGTTACCGGCGGGCGTTATGGGGGAAATCTGTATCGGTGGCGCCGGCGTGTCCGCAGGTTATTTTGGGCAACCGGAGCTCACATCGGAGAAGTTTGTGCCCGATCCGTTTGTGCCGGGAGGCCGCATCTACTGCAGCGGAGATCTTGGCCGGTGGAATGAAAGCGGAGAGGTGGTGTTTATGGGCCGCCGCGACACACAGGTGAAGATACGCGGCTTCCGCATTGAGACGGGCGAAATAGAACGTGCCCTGCTCAGCCATGAAGACATCCGCGAAGCGGTAGTGATGGCCCGTGAAGATGGTACAGGAAGCAGATACCTGGCCGCGTACCTGGTCACAGACAAGCCATGCCCGCCGTCCGCAGTGCGGAGCTACCTGTCGGGCTTATTGCCGGACTATATGCTGCCCGGCTATTACATCAGCCTGCCGCAGCTGCCGTTAACCGGCAATGGCAAGATAGACCGCCAGGCGCTGCCTGTACCGGGCGCCGGTGATGCCAGCCGCAGCGCAGCCTATGCGCCGGCAGGTACGGAAACGGAAGAGCGTTTGGTGAAGATATGGGAAGAGGTATTGGGCCAGACAAGGATTGGTATCTATGATAACTTCTTTGAAGCGGGCGGTCACAGCCTGAAAGCCATTCAGCTGGTGAGCAGGATAAAACAGGTGTTTGAAGCAAAGATCCTGCTGGCAGATATTTTTACCTATCCGGATGTTGCCTCGCAGGCGGCATACCTGGAACAGGCTTCCGGTCAGGCGTTTGCCGCTATACCGCGGGTGGCCGACCAGGAAAGTTATCCGCTTAGTCACGCGCAGCGCAGGCTCTGGATACTAAGTCAGTTCAGCGACGGTTCTGCCGCCTATAACGTTACCGGCTTCCTTTTGTTTGACGGTGTATTGGTGCCATCATTGCTGGAGAAAGTGCTGCGATATGTCGCCGGCAGGCACGAAAGCCTGCGGACAGTGTTCAGGGAGGATGCTTCGGGGGAGGTGCGCCAGTATGTGCTGCCGGTAGACAAACTGACATGGGCGCCGCTCTTTGTTGACATCAGTGACCAGCCGGATACTGCCGCAGTGCTGCGGGAAATATTCTCCGCAGAGCAGCATACCAGGTTCGACCTGGGCCAGGGGCCACTGATAAGGACGAAAGTGGTGAAAGTATCGGAACAGCAATTTGCGTTGTTTTATACCATGCATCATATTATCAGTGATGGCTGGTCGATGGAAGTGCTGTCCAGGGACGTAATTACAGCGTATAATCATTTTCGTGAGGGCAGCGAACCCGTGCTGGCGCCGCTGCCACTGCAGTACCGGGACTATGCCGCATGGCAGTCGTCCGGAAAAGATACAGCCGCTTTCCGCGCGCACGAACGCTATTGGCTGGAACAGTTGTCTGGTGAGCTACCTGTGCTGGACCTGCCGGCAGATAAACGTCGCCCGGCGATCAAAACACACCCCGGCAGCAGTGTCACGGTGAGCCTGCCGCCTTCGGTGATGGGCGCTTTGACAGCCCTTTGCCATAAAGAAGGCGCTACGCTTTTTATGGGGCTGCTCGCCGCGCTGAAAGCGCTTTTTTACCGCTATACCGGCCAGGAAGATATCATCGTTGGCAGCCCTGTGGCTGGCAGGGAACATCAGGACCTGGAAGACCAGATAGGCCTGTATGTCAACAGCCTGGCTTTACGTACCCGCTTTAGCGGAAAAGACACTTTTGCCAGCCTGCTGGCAAAAGAAAAACAGGTGTTGCTGGATGCCTATGCACACCAGTCCTATCCCTTCGATATGCTGATAGAAAAACTGCCGCTGCCCAGGGACAGGAGCCGCCTGCCACTGTTCGATATCATGGTGGGGATGCAGAACCAGGTGTCTACGAATGTATACGACAAGACAGTGGGTTTGGATGGGCTTTCCCGAAGAGAGGCGGATGAAATGAAACAGGAAAGAAGTCAGTTCGACCTGCTTTTCAGTTTCGTGGAAGCACCGGGCGGATGGGACCTCTCACTTACCTATAATACCGACATTTACAGCGAGCGCAATGTCAACGCACTTTGTGCGCATTATCTGCAGCTGTTGCACGAGGTGACGCTTCGTCCGCAGGAGGCGATCGACAGTATAACGTACCTGTCAGCAGCTGAACAGCAGCTGCTGTTAAATACTTTCAACGATACGGCTTTTTCTTTCGGCGAAAAACAGACGTTGCATCAACGGTTTGAGCAACAGGCGGCGCAGACGCCGGACAGGCCGGCGCTCATACAGGGCGGCCGGCAGCTGACCTACCGCGAACTGAATGAACGCTCCAATCAGCTGGCTCACTATCTGCGTAATACCTATGCTATCCTTCCCGGCGACCTTGTTGCTATTATTGCAGACCGTTCAGAGCTGGTCATCATCGGGATACTCGCGGTACTGAAAGCAGGAGCTGCCTATGTGCCGGTAGATCCGTCTTATCCACAGGAGCGCATCCGCTTCATGCTGGAAGACGCCGCTCCTAAACTGGTGCTTACGTTCTCCGATCGCCTGTTTGAAATGATCGATTATTATACCGGCGCCTTGTTTGCATTGGATGTACAACTGGAAAGCCTGAACGAAAGCGTTGATAACCCTGAAGGACTGGCAGATCCGTCTTCTCTGGCCTATGTGATCTACACTTCCGGTAGTACCGGGCAGCCTAAAGGCGTGATGGTAGCGCATAGCGGCGTGGTAAATATGTCATTGGACCAGGTGCGCCAGTTTGAGATACGGCCGGATGATAAGGTGCTGCAATTTGCTTCACTGTCTTTCGATGCATCTGTATCGGAATGTTTTATGGCGTTTTTCTCCGGCGCTTCACTGGTGATGATCAGCGAAACGGTATTGCGCGAACGCGAACTGTTCATACAATACCTGCAGCAACATCAGATCACCGTGATCACTCTGCCTCCCGCTTACCTGCAACTCTTTAATGAAGAGGAGCTGTCCGGGCTGCGGGTACTGATCACAGCAGGGCAGGAAGCGGATAAGGCTACAGCGCTCCGCTTCAGTAAAAAACTAAACTACTATAACGCTTACGGGCCTACGGAAAATTCTGTCTGCGCCACCATCTATAAAGTAGACCCGGCGATGCCTCTGCCGGCGGGAGTTCCGATAGGCAAGCCGATCGCCAATAACCGGATCTTCATCCTGGACGACCGCGGGCAGCTGCTTCCGGCCGGCATACCGGGCGAAATATGTATCGGTGGCGAGGGCCTGGCGCTTGGCTATCTTCATAACAGCGGGCTGACAGCCAGCAGGTTCATCGAAAATCCTTACCGGAAAAATGAACGGTTGTATCGCACCGGTGATATTGGCCGGTGGGATGCGGAGGGCAATCTGCTCTTTTTGGGAAGGAACGACCAACAGGTAAAAATAAGAGGCTATCGTATTGAGCTGGAAGAGATAGAACAAACACTGCTGCAATACCCGGGTATCACCCACGCAGTGGTGCAAATGAGGAAAGAGCCAACCGGAGAGGGCAGCTACCTGGCCGCGTTTATCGTTGCCCCGGCAATGGCCGATCGGGAGGCGCTGACCAGCTTCATGGCGGCGCGGCTGCCGGAATATATGGTGCCGGCCGTGTTTATGCAGTTGGCGGCGCTACCGCTGACCCATAACGGAAAGGTAGACCGTAAAGCGCTGCCCGACCCGCTGGCGGCAGATAAACCCGGGGAGCAGTTCGTGGCGCCGGCAGGTACGCTGGAAATACAATTGGCCTCCCTGTGGCAGGAGGTATTGGGAAGAGAACAGGTAGGAAGAAACGATCACTTTTTCCTGCTGGGCGGACATAGCCTGAAAGCGATGCAGCTGTTGAGCCGTATCCGTAGCTTGTTTCAGCTGGAAGTGGAGCTGAACGATCTGTTCACTTACCCCGTGCTGCATGAACAGGCCGCTTTCCTCGGGGTGGCAGCGCCGCGCAGCATCATTGAGATACCCAAAGCGCCTTTGCAGGAGAGCTACCCGCTCAGCCATGCACAACAACGTTTTTGGATACTGAGCCAGTTTGAAGAGGCATCGGCGGCTTATAATGTTCCCGGCGTCTGTGTCCTGGAAGGCCCGCTGAGCAAAACGCTGCTCGAAGAGGCCATTGAGGTGTTATGGCGCCGCCACGAGAGCCTGCGGACCGTTTTCCGGGAAGACGCCGCCGGCAATATCCGCCAATACATCCTGGACGCCGGTGAGCAGCCTGCAGATATGGTTTATGAAGATATCAGCTATGAAAAAGACATCATGGAAAGGCTGCAGCAGATGTTTGTCGAAGCGCAACAGGCTCCCTTTGATCTCCGGCAAGGCCCTTTGCTCCGCATCAAAGTGGTGAAACTGCATGATGCTGCACATGCGTTGCTTTATACCATGCATCACATCATCAGCGACGGGTGGTCACTGCAGGTGTTGATAAAGGAGATGACTACCGTCTATAACGCGCTGAAAGAGGGCACCAGCCCGGTGTTACCTGCATTGCCTATCCAATACAAAGATTTTGCAGTATGGCAGGCCTCCGGTAACAACGACAGCCACCTGGAGAAACATCGCGCTTACTGGCTGGAGCAGCTGTCCGGCCCCATACCTGTGCTGGACCTGCCTGCGGAGAAACGCCGCCCGTCGGTGAAAACCCATCACGGTGCTACGATCGGCAGCATGCTGCCCGCGACGACGGTACATGCGTTACTGCAACTGTGCCGTGAAGAAGAAGCCTCCCTCTTTATGGGCCTGCTGGCCGGATTAAAAGCATTGTTTCATCACTATACCGGTCAGGAAGATATTATCATCGGCAGCCCGATTGCAGGAAGAGATCTCAAAGAGCTGGAAAACCAGATCGGATTATATCTTAATACGCTGCCACTTCGTACCCGTTTCGCGGCAACAGACACTTTCCGGGCACTGCTGAAACAGGAAAGGGAAGTGCTGCTGGCTGCCTATCAGCACCAGGTATATCCCTTTGACCTGCTGGTAAACCAGTTACAGCTGGAACGCAATACCAGCCGTTCACCCCTGTTCGACGTACTGGTGATTATGCAGAACCAGTCGTCCGTTGCTGGCAATGGTAACACAGGTGGCATGTCAGGATTACAATGGCGGCAGCCGGAAGGCATGCAAAGAGTGACGAGCCAGTTTGATCTCGAATTTTCTTTTATGGAGACGGGCGATTCGGTGGAGGTGTTGCTGAACTACAATACAGACATTTACAGCGCCTCCTTTGCCCGCAACCTGCTGACGCATCTGGAACTGTTGCTGGTATTTGCCGCCGGACATCCGGAGCACGCACTGGGCATGCTGGACTATTTAACATCAGCAGAAAAAATGCAGCAACTGTCTGCCTTTAACAATACGACCAATGATTTTCCGAAGACAGAAAGCATTGTCAGCCTGTTCCGCCGGCAGGCATCGCTGCGGCCGGAAGAGACGGCCGTTGTTTTTGAAGCCGGCGCGTTGACTTACCGGGAACTGGATGAACAGTCCGACCGGGTGGCGCGGCTGCTGACGGAACAGCTGCACGTACAACCGGGAGCGTTGGTAGCGCTGATGACGGAACGTTCCGTTCACCTGATGGCGGGGATGTTAGGCATCCTCAAAGCCGGGGCGGCCTATGTGCCATTGGACCCGGCTTATCCTGCGGAGCGTATCAGCTACGTACTGGAAGACTGCGGCGCCCGCGTGCTGGTGGCCGGTGAGGGAACAGCGCTGCCGGCAGGCTATGACGGCGCCATACTGCAATTGGAGACAGCTGTGAAGGAGGATAACGGTGCCGGTTACACGCCGTACACCGTGTTGCCGGAAGACTTGTGTTACGTGATCTATACCTCCGGTTCTACGGGCCGTCCGAAAGGGGTGATGGTAAACCACCGCAATGTGGTCAACTTCTTTTCGGCCATGGACCGGGAAGTGCCTTTGCAGGCGGATGACTGCCTGCTGGCGATGACCAGCACTTCCTTCGATATCTCCGTGCTGGAGCTGTTGTGGACCCTCTGCCGCGGGGTACAGGTGGTGATACATCCGTCGGACCGTATCCCGGGCAACCTTGACCGTTATACGGAGGAAGCACCGGCCACAGTGGACTTCAGCCTGTTTTTCTTCTCCAGCTACGATCATGGCAGTGCCAATAAATACGATCTTCTGCAGTCTTCCGTGCGCTATGCGGACGAGCATGGGTTCCGGGCGGTATGGACGCCGGAGCGTCATTTTCATGAGTTTGGCGGCTTGTATCCCAATCCGTCTGTTATCGGGGCGGCGTTGGCGGTAAGCACCCGCCGGCTGGAGATCCGCAGCGGCAGCGTGGTAGCGCCGCTGCACGATACGGTGCGCATCGCGGAGGAATGGGCGGTGGTGGACAACCTGTCCGGCGGCCGGGTAGGGCTGTCGTTTGCCCCCGGCTGGAACGCGAACGATTTTGTTTTGTCGTCTACCCCTTATGCATCGCGCCACCAGCGGATGTACGAGCAGATAGCCGAAGTGCGCCGCCTCTGGGAAGGAGGCAGCATCACCCGTACCAATGGCTTCGGGCAGGAAGTATCGCTGCAGGTATATCCCCGCCCGGTGCAGGCAACGCTGCCTGTGTGGGTAACGGCTGCGGGCAGCGAAGAGTCGTTCAGAAGCGCGGGCGCTATCGGCGCTCATGTGCTCACACACCTGCTGGGGCAGGACCTGGAGGAGCTGGCCGGCAAAATCAGGATATACCGTGAAAGCCGCCGTCAGCATGGCCATGAGGGCCCGGGCACCGTTACGGTGATGTTACATGCTTACCTGGGAACGGACGAGGAAGCGGTGCTGGCAGCAGCAGAGGCGCCCTTTATCAGCTACCTGAAAAGCTCCATAGGCCTCAGCCGCATCATGCTGGAAGAATCCGGGCTGAAAGAAGAAGATATCAACGAAGAACTGAAAGAGAAGATCCTGCGCAACAGCTACCGGCGTTACGCGGGAGGCAGCGCGCTTATCGGCACGCGTGCCGGCTGTCGCCAGCTGGTCAGCCGTCTGCGCCACATCGGCGTTAACGAGGTGGCCTGCCTGGTAGACTTTGGCATTGCGGAAGATAAAGTGCTGCAAGGGTTGGAGGAGCTGGACCTGCTGCGGCAGGAGTTTAAGGCCACCGGCCTTGCGGCGCACCGGCCGATCACAATGATGCAGTCCACGCCGTCGCTGCTGCGCCTGCTCGAAGAAGAGGGCAGTTCAGCGAAAGTACTGGGCTCGCTGCGTGCGCTGCTGCTGGGCGGGGAGCCTTTGCCGGCGCCTTTGCTGGCGCAGTTGCGCAGCCATTACAATATGTCTGTATATAACATGTACGGCCCTACGGAAACGACGATCTGGTCGTGTGTGTGCCCGCCTGCGGCGCTGGACGGGCAGGTGAGCATCGGCCGTCCGGTGCTGAATACGCGGGTGTACGTGCTCAACAGTCATATGCAGCTGTTGCCCGTTGGCGTAGCCGGAGAGCTGTACATTGGC